One part of the Brachyspira sp. SAP_772 genome encodes these proteins:
- a CDS encoding glucosamine-6-phosphate deaminase, translating into MGLKLVIAKDANAVGKKVASEIINLLKEKKDAVLGLATGGTAEVVYPHVIKSYQKKEIDFKNVRTINLDEYKGLDGKNEQSYRYFMDTNLFNHVNIDKKNTFVPKGIGDKEKNLKEFNDKLNKYSRDLQLLGVGPNGHIAFNEPDEFLHADALCVKLDEKTIKANSRYFASEKDVPKEAFSMGMGGILKAKKIVIAAIGKAKADAMKELLQGDKITTKCPVTFLKLHNDVVVVIDEEIANAIGCQKKGCKKK; encoded by the coding sequence ATGGGATTAAAATTAGTTATTGCTAAAGATGCTAATGCTGTTGGTAAAAAAGTTGCATCTGAAATTATTAATCTTTTAAAAGAGAAAAAAGATGCTGTTTTAGGTCTTGCTACAGGGGGCACAGCTGAAGTTGTTTATCCTCATGTTATAAAATCTTATCAGAAAAAGGAAATAGATTTTAAAAATGTAAGAACTATAAACTTAGATGAATATAAAGGTTTAGATGGAAAAAATGAACAAAGCTATAGATATTTTATGGATACTAATTTATTTAACCATGTTAATATCGATAAAAAAAATACTTTTGTTCCTAAGGGTATAGGAGATAAAGAAAAGAATTTAAAAGAATTTAATGATAAATTAAATAAATATAGCAGAGATTTGCAACTTTTAGGAGTTGGTCCTAATGGTCATATAGCTTTTAATGAACCAGATGAATTCTTACATGCAGATGCTTTATGTGTAAAACTTGATGAAAAAACTATTAAAGCTAATTCAAGATATTTTGCATCAGAAAAAGATGTTCCAAAAGAAGCATTTAGTATGGGTATGGGCGGAATATTAAAGGCTAAAAAAATAGTTATAGCTGCTATAGGTAAAGCAAAAGCTGATGCCATGAAAGAGCTTCTTCAAGGTGATAAAATTACAACTAAATGTCCTGTAACTTTCCTTAAACTTCATAATGACGTCGTAGTTGTCATAGACGAAGAAATAGCAAATGCTATAGGCTGTCAAAAAAAAGGATGTAAGAAAAAATAA
- the secD gene encoding protein translocase subunit SecD has protein sequence MSHNLRLAFIIIGLAIMGWFITPTVRWYFFTSEDKKEESNMSLDEMISKGYTKEQIDDIQSLKRLRSESVNLGLDLQGGIRIVLQADFEDYANRLDRTALSLTAEEKNDAMERLISRLRGRIDQFGVSEVGIRKQGDDRVVVELPGARDPDRIKSVVLSQGALTFNLVDQEASATITSNDLLLGVFTNTAKIPENDKQVYFYSEKDDFGRRIRGAPVFIEKEASLDGSALINANVGGGQFGEVTVEFELNNEGAEQFALVTAANVNRMLAIVLDDKVISAPNINQEIRGGRGVITGGFTIEEAQDLARILKEGALPLKVSVVEEEVVGQSIGADSVKAGTTALFMAAILVAVFMIAVYRVSGVLSTIAMLINVILIIAILSPLRFTLTLPGIAGLILTIGMAVDANVIIFERIKDELKVKSNISDAIISGYDRAFATIFDSNITTIIVALILWIFGSGPVQGFAVTLFFGILINLFTAVFITRYIYEEIIRTKLVKKAGFFFI, from the coding sequence ATGAGTCATAATTTAAGGCTAGCATTCATAATTATAGGTCTTGCTATCATGGGTTGGTTTATCACTCCTACAGTGAGATGGTATTTTTTTACATCAGAAGATAAAAAAGAAGAAAGTAATATGTCATTAGATGAGATGATATCTAAAGGCTATACAAAAGAGCAAATTGATGATATTCAGTCACTTAAACGTCTTAGAAGTGAGTCGGTGAATTTGGGATTAGACTTACAAGGCGGTATAAGGATAGTACTTCAGGCGGACTTTGAAGATTATGCTAATAGATTAGATAGAACTGCATTATCTTTGACAGCTGAAGAGAAAAATGATGCTATGGAAAGACTTATATCTAGATTAAGAGGAAGAATTGACCAATTTGGAGTTAGTGAAGTTGGCATAAGAAAGCAAGGCGATGATAGAGTGGTTGTTGAACTTCCGGGTGCTAGAGACCCAGATAGAATTAAAAGCGTTGTACTTAGTCAGGGTGCTCTCACTTTCAATTTGGTAGATCAAGAAGCTTCTGCTACAATTACAAGCAATGACTTGCTTTTAGGTGTTTTCACTAATACTGCTAAAATACCAGAAAATGATAAGCAAGTTTATTTTTATAGCGAAAAAGATGACTTTGGAAGAAGAATAAGAGGAGCTCCTGTATTTATAGAAAAAGAGGCTTCTTTAGATGGTTCTGCTTTAATTAATGCTAATGTAGGCGGGGGACAATTTGGAGAGGTTACTGTTGAGTTTGAACTTAATAACGAAGGAGCTGAACAATTTGCATTAGTAACTGCTGCTAATGTTAATAGAATGCTTGCCATTGTGTTAGACGATAAAGTAATAAGTGCCCCTAATATCAATCAAGAGATTAGAGGAGGAAGGGGTGTTATTACAGGCGGATTTACTATAGAAGAAGCTCAAGATTTGGCTAGAATACTTAAAGAAGGTGCTTTACCTTTAAAAGTAAGTGTTGTAGAAGAAGAGGTTGTAGGTCAATCTATAGGTGCTGACTCTGTTAAGGCTGGTACTACTGCTTTATTTATGGCGGCAATTTTAGTTGCTGTATTTATGATAGCTGTATATAGAGTATCTGGAGTTTTATCTACAATAGCTATGCTTATAAACGTTATATTAATTATTGCTATACTTTCTCCTTTGAGATTTACTCTTACTTTGCCGGGTATTGCTGGTCTTATACTTACTATAGGTATGGCAGTTGATGCTAACGTTATTATATTTGAACGTATAAAAGATGAATTAAAAGTAAAATCTAATATTTCTGATGCTATTATATCTGGTTATGACAGAGCTTTTGCTACAATATTTGACTCAAACATTACAACAATAATAGTAGCTTTAATACTATGGATATTTGGAAGCGGTCCTGTACAAGGTTTTGCAGTTACACTATTCTTTGGTATTTTAATAAACCTATTTACTGCTGTATTTATTACTAGATATATATATGAAGAAATTATTCGTACAAAACTTGTGAAGAAAGCTGGATTCTTCTTTATTTAA
- the yajC gene encoding preprotein translocase subunit YajC yields MFTATLYAQGQAGAQAGGSPLVSIGMMVAIFAIFYFLLIRPQKKQQQKLAQSIANLKKGDKIIVAGGIVAEYISDKEGGRVAIVKLGENTKIEIIKSSISAVVSDEVLNAKKEEKKDKKAIEEKNQIKEELEKAQSEDKKE; encoded by the coding sequence ATGTTCACAGCAACTTTATATGCACAAGGTCAGGCAGGAGCTCAAGCAGGAGGAAGCCCATTAGTATCAATAGGTATGATGGTAGCTATTTTTGCTATATTCTACTTTTTACTAATAAGACCACAAAAAAAACAACAACAAAAATTAGCTCAAAGCATAGCTAACCTTAAAAAAGGCGATAAAATAATTGTAGCTGGCGGTATAGTAGCTGAATATATTTCTGATAAAGAAGGCGGAAGAGTTGCTATAGTGAAATTAGGAGAAAATACAAAAATAGAAATAATAAAATCTTCTATATCAGCAGTAGTTAGCGATGAAGTTCTTAATGCTAAGAAAGAAGAAAAGAAAGATAAAAAAGCTATAGAAGAAAAAAATCAAATAAAAGAAGAGTTAGAAAAAGCACAATCTGAAGACAAAAAAGAATAA
- the glyA gene encoding serine hydroxymethyltransferase yields MAVSKKNTKNSLKKESKSVKKLSSGKKAISKKASAAAKKDSKKIEKKIAAPKYYVSEVPLKSADKEIFAAMKNEYKREISGLELIASENIVSRAVMEAQGSIFTNKYAEGYPSKRYYGGCSEVDVVENLARERAKKLFKAPFINVQPHSGSQANMGVYMAILQPGDTCLGLSLDSGGHLTHGKNVNFSGKIYNFEHYNVRKDTMQIDYDEVRDIAKKVKPKLIVTGGSAYPRQIDFKKFREIADEVGAYLMVDMAHISGLVAAGLHPSPVPYSHFVTGTTHKTLRGPRGGYIISTEEELAKKIDKSIFPGIQGGPLMHVIAAKAVCFKEALDPKFVKYQEQVLKNAEAMANMFISKGYELISGGTDTHLILVDVKKSKGITGQLAETVLDKAHITINKNGIPYDTESPMVTSGIRLGTPAITTRGFKEKDVMELTQYIDEVLSNANDEKVVASVAKKVAALCKKFPMYKFIGDM; encoded by the coding sequence ATGGCTGTATCTAAAAAAAATACTAAAAATTCTTTAAAGAAGGAATCGAAATCTGTTAAGAAGTTATCTTCTGGCAAAAAAGCTATTTCTAAAAAAGCTTCTGCTGCTGCAAAGAAAGATTCTAAAAAGATTGAGAAAAAAATTGCTGCTCCTAAATATTATGTATCAGAAGTTCCTCTTAAGAGTGCTGATAAAGAGATATTTGCTGCAATGAAAAACGAGTATAAAAGAGAGATAAGCGGACTTGAACTTATTGCTAGTGAGAATATAGTTTCACGTGCTGTAATGGAAGCACAGGGTTCTATATTTACAAATAAATATGCTGAGGGTTATCCTTCTAAGAGATATTATGGAGGATGCAGTGAAGTTGATGTTGTTGAGAACTTAGCAAGAGAAAGAGCAAAAAAATTATTTAAAGCTCCTTTTATAAATGTACAGCCTCACTCTGGTTCGCAGGCTAATATGGGTGTTTATATGGCAATACTTCAGCCGGGTGACACTTGTTTGGGTTTGTCTCTTGATTCCGGCGGACACTTAACTCATGGTAAAAATGTTAACTTCTCTGGTAAGATTTATAATTTTGAACATTATAATGTTAGAAAAGATACTATGCAAATAGATTATGATGAAGTAAGAGATATAGCTAAAAAAGTAAAACCTAAATTAATAGTAACAGGCGGAAGTGCTTATCCTAGACAAATAGATTTCAAAAAGTTTAGAGAGATTGCTGATGAGGTTGGTGCTTACTTAATGGTAGACATGGCTCATATATCTGGATTAGTTGCTGCGGGACTTCATCCAAGCCCTGTGCCATATTCTCATTTTGTTACAGGTACTACTCATAAAACTTTAAGAGGACCTCGCGGCGGATATATTATCTCTACTGAAGAAGAATTAGCTAAAAAAATAGATAAGAGCATATTCCCCGGAATACAAGGCGGACCTTTAATGCATGTTATTGCTGCTAAGGCTGTATGTTTTAAAGAGGCACTTGACCCTAAATTTGTTAAATATCAAGAGCAGGTTTTAAAAAATGCTGAAGCTATGGCTAATATGTTTATTTCTAAGGGTTATGAACTTATTTCAGGAGGTACTGACACTCATTTAATATTAGTTGATGTAAAAAAATCTAAAGGCATTACAGGTCAGCTTGCAGAAACAGTTTTAGATAAAGCACATATCACTATTAATAAAAACGGCATACCTTATGATACAGAATCTCCAATGGTTACTAGCGGTATTAGACTTGGTACTCCTGCTATTACTACTAGAGGATTTAAAGAAAAAGATGTTATGGAGCTTACTCAATATATTGATGAAGTATTAAGTAATGCTAATGATGAAAAAGTAGTTGCTTCTGTTGCTAAAAAAGTAGCAGCTTTATGCAAAAAATTCCCAATGTATAAGTTTATAGGCGATATGTAA
- a CDS encoding mannitol-1-phosphate 5-dehydrogenase yields the protein MKKMIQIGAGNIGRACVGRLFHEAGYKVYFSDVLLDLLEMISKRGSYNVRMLGKDFDKTLVIDNVDEVPRDEESLLKLFDEIEIITTAVGVNILPKIAPFVAKAINRRFDLKNDKPLNVIACENTTGASSKLKESVYALLKDDVKRCMHDIVAFPNVAVDCIVPTIKNEDPLTVTCENFADLIIDKDVFIGDLPEVEGLSLKQNLDAYVERKLFTLNTGHAITAYLGCQNNKDTIYNAINDENIKNVVLGAMRESGEVLIKRHGFKEDEHEAYIQKILSRFFNPYLEDSVFRVGREPMRKLSYNDRLIKPIRGTLEYNLKHDNLLKGVIAAFQFYSEDDNESKELKKMLDSESLSDVILKVTGLKNEKALFDEIYNELNDALKNK from the coding sequence ATGAAAAAAATGATTCAAATAGGTGCAGGAAATATAGGAAGAGCATGCGTTGGAAGATTATTTCATGAAGCTGGATATAAGGTATATTTTTCTGATGTTCTTTTAGATCTTTTAGAAATGATTTCTAAAAGAGGTTCTTACAATGTTAGAATGCTTGGTAAAGATTTTGATAAAACTCTTGTTATAGATAATGTAGATGAAGTTCCAAGAGATGAGGAGAGTCTTTTAAAATTATTTGATGAAATAGAAATTATAACTACTGCTGTCGGAGTTAATATACTTCCTAAAATAGCACCTTTTGTAGCTAAAGCTATTAATAGAAGATTTGATTTAAAAAATGATAAGCCATTAAATGTTATAGCATGTGAAAATACCACAGGTGCTTCTTCTAAACTTAAAGAAAGTGTTTATGCTCTTCTAAAAGACGATGTTAAAAGATGTATGCATGATATAGTTGCTTTTCCTAATGTTGCTGTTGATTGTATTGTACCTACTATAAAAAATGAAGATCCTCTTACTGTTACTTGCGAAAATTTTGCTGATTTAATTATTGATAAAGATGTATTTATAGGAGATTTGCCTGAGGTTGAGGGACTTTCTTTAAAACAAAATTTAGATGCTTATGTTGAAAGGAAATTATTTACACTAAATACAGGTCATGCTATTACAGCATATTTAGGATGTCAGAATAATAAAGATACTATATATAATGCTATTAATGATGAAAATATAAAGAATGTAGTATTGGGAGCCATGAGAGAAAGCGGGGAAGTGTTAATAAAAAGACATGGTTTTAAAGAAGATGAACATGAGGCTTATATACAAAAGATATTAAGCAGATTTTTTAATCCTTACCTAGAAGATTCTGTTTTTAGAGTTGGAAGAGAACCTATGCGTAAATTATCTTATAATGACAGACTTATTAAACCAATAAGAGGAACATTAGAGTATAATCTTAAACATGATAATTTACTTAAAGGTGTTATAGCAGCATTTCAGTTTTATAGTGAAGATGATAATGAAAGTAAAGAACTTAAAAAAATGCTTGACAGTGAGAGTTTATCAGATGTAATTCTAAAAGTAACAGGTTTAAAAAATGAAAAGGCATTATTTGATGAAATATATAATGAGTTGAATGATGCGTTAAAAAATAAATAA
- a CDS encoding PTS mannitol transporter subunit IICB — MKLDKVQKFGRYLSNMVQPNISAFIAWGLITAFFIPTGWFPNETLNGLVSPILTYLLPILIAYSGGNMVYGHRGGVVGSIMAAGVIVGSNIPMFLGAMITGPLGAFLIKKVDEVITPKIPTGFEMLVNNFSAGILGMILAIISLFIIGPVVESISSALSSGVQVLVDLKLLPLVSILVEPAKVFFLNNAINHGVFSPIGIQQVAEAGKSIFFTIETNPGPGLGVLLAYTLFGKGRSKATAPGAAIIHFFGGIHEIYFPYILMNPILILALIVGGMSGVLTTLILKGGLIAVPAPGSIIAMLAVTPKGGFLATISSVVIATVVTFLIASIFVKRAPEEDLEEAIEKSKSNKITNSDNASSNNDAVEITEINFEDAIKKLEIKKIVVACDAGMGSSAMGATVLKKIAKEKGLDTITIVNSAISNLDDTADIIITQKSLTNLAKAKMPNKIHLSINNFMDKNFYNEIVDKIKENNKN; from the coding sequence ATGAAATTGGATAAAGTTCAAAAATTTGGCAGATACTTAAGTAATATGGTGCAGCCAAACATATCCGCTTTTATCGCATGGGGATTGATAACAGCATTTTTTATTCCTACAGGTTGGTTTCCAAATGAAACTTTAAATGGTTTAGTTTCCCCAATTCTTACTTATCTGCTTCCTATATTAATAGCATATTCAGGTGGTAATATGGTTTATGGACATAGAGGAGGAGTTGTTGGAAGTATAATGGCAGCAGGTGTAATAGTAGGTTCAAATATACCTATGTTTTTAGGTGCTATGATTACAGGTCCATTGGGTGCTTTTTTAATAAAAAAAGTAGACGAAGTAATTACTCCTAAAATACCTACTGGTTTTGAAATGCTTGTTAATAATTTTTCTGCTGGAATATTAGGTATGATTTTGGCAATTATATCTTTATTTATAATAGGTCCTGTAGTAGAATCTATAAGCAGTGCATTATCATCTGGAGTACAAGTATTAGTTGATTTGAAATTATTACCTTTAGTTTCAATATTAGTAGAGCCTGCTAAAGTATTCTTTTTGAACAATGCTATAAACCATGGAGTTTTCTCTCCTATAGGAATACAACAGGTTGCAGAAGCTGGTAAATCAATATTCTTTACAATAGAAACTAACCCTGGACCTGGTTTAGGTGTATTATTAGCATATACTCTATTTGGTAAAGGACGTTCTAAAGCTACTGCTCCGGGTGCTGCCATAATACACTTCTTTGGTGGAATACATGAAATATATTTCCCTTATATATTAATGAATCCTATATTAATATTGGCATTAATTGTTGGAGGTATGAGCGGAGTTTTAACTACTTTAATACTTAAAGGCGGATTAATAGCTGTTCCTGCTCCTGGTTCTATAATAGCAATGTTAGCTGTAACACCTAAAGGCGGATTTTTAGCTACAATATCAAGTGTTGTAATTGCAACTGTTGTAACATTCTTAATTGCTTCAATATTTGTAAAAAGAGCTCCTGAAGAAGATTTAGAAGAGGCTATAGAAAAAAGCAAATCTAATAAAATAACAAATTCTGATAATGCTTCATCTAATAATGATGCTGTAGAAATAACAGAAATTAATTTTGAAGATGCAATAAAAAAATTAGAAATAAAAAAGATAGTTGTAGCATGCGATGCAGGAATGGGTTCAAGTGCTATGGGAGCTACAGTGCTTAAAAAAATTGCTAAAGAAAAAGGTTTAGATACTATAACTATAGTAAACTCCGCTATTTCTAATTTAGATGACACTGCTGATATAATAATAACACAAAAATCATTAACTAATTTAGCTAAAGCAAAAATGCCTAATAAGATACATTTAAGTATTAATAATTTTATGGATAAAAATTTCTATAACGAAATAGTAGATAAAATAAAAGAAAATAATAAAAATTAA
- a CDS encoding 2-oxoacid:acceptor oxidoreductase family protein, with product MSTERLIIAGFGGQGVMSMGQMIAYAGMIENKHVTWCPSYGPEMRGGTANCSVVVSDELVGSPIVSHDATAAVIMNLPSLTKFEKDILPNGVLLINSSLIEKKASRNDIRVAYVEANKIAGDIGNPKAANMVMLGALLTLQNIVSFDSIQQAFLKVFGERKKEFLPGNEKALNAGRDSVKNLVS from the coding sequence ATGAGTACAGAAAGATTAATTATTGCTGGTTTTGGCGGACAAGGTGTTATGTCTATGGGGCAGATGATTGCTTATGCGGGCATGATAGAAAACAAGCATGTTACTTGGTGTCCTTCTTATGGTCCTGAAATGCGTGGAGGTACTGCTAATTGCTCTGTGGTTGTGAGCGATGAACTAGTTGGCTCTCCTATCGTTTCGCATGATGCTACTGCTGCTGTTATAATGAACCTTCCTTCCTTAACTAAATTTGAAAAAGATATTCTTCCTAATGGTGTTCTTCTTATAAACTCTTCTCTAATAGAAAAAAAAGCTTCAAGAAATGATATTCGTGTGGCTTATGTGGAAGCTAACAAAATAGCAGGCGATATTGGTAACCCTAAGGCTGCTAATATGGTTATGCTTGGTGCTTTGCTCACACTTCAAAATATTGTTTCTTTTGATAGTATTCAGCAGGCTTTCTTAAAAGTATTTGGCGAGAGAAAAAAAGAATTCCTACCCGGAAATGAAAAAGCTTTGAATGCAGGCAGAGATTCAGTTAAAAATTTAGTTTCTTAA
- a CDS encoding tetratricopeptide repeat protein has protein sequence MKKNNIFIVLIIFSLIFLTLTVIYNVYTIGANNNITKAIDSTSNVLAEDMRNEYIKILSLYFKEQLINETNQNIINELNNFIKENTSSISSSNFNNLKSSINSIIQLRSRNTTYILLFLAIFTFILGLIINLLTNNNKEKNNIQTTKKIVKEENEKKEEKPNIIISNEIDKKAIEINNMYKVLVEEIKNAKEDNAMEILEKIFQIDARNYLALNGAGILYTKIYTKNGNSTYFVKADKFYESAISIYNKNKDILNNKAILYSTRYGKDNNNNDYNTALSIFNNAISYNNDFDIIHNKATLNLLNYKITANAESFDEALKEYNELLEIDHHNIYALNNRSMLYFDKYKYTKDKKYFEKSIKDCNDAFSIDSKESLESNGNPYYIYKF, from the coding sequence ATGAAAAAGAATAATATTTTTATTGTACTTATAATATTTTCTCTTATATTTTTAACATTGACTGTGATATACAATGTATACACAATAGGGGCAAATAATAATATAACAAAAGCAATAGATAGTACTAGCAATGTTTTAGCAGAAGATATGAGAAATGAGTATATAAAAATATTATCCTTATATTTTAAAGAACAGCTAATAAATGAAACTAATCAAAATATAATAAATGAATTAAATAATTTTATAAAAGAAAATACATCATCAATATCATCTTCAAACTTTAATAATTTAAAATCATCTATTAATAGTATCATACAATTAAGAAGCAGAAACACAACTTATATTTTATTATTTTTAGCTATATTCACATTTATATTAGGCTTAATAATTAATTTACTTACTAATAACAATAAAGAAAAAAATAATATTCAAACTACAAAAAAGATTGTAAAAGAAGAAAATGAAAAAAAAGAAGAAAAACCTAATATTATTATTTCTAATGAAATAGATAAAAAAGCAATTGAAATAAATAATATGTATAAAGTTTTAGTAGAAGAAATAAAAAATGCTAAAGAAGATAATGCTATGGAAATACTTGAAAAGATATTTCAAATAGATGCTAGAAATTATTTAGCTTTAAATGGTGCTGGAATACTTTATACAAAAATATATACTAAAAATGGAAATAGTACTTATTTTGTAAAGGCTGATAAGTTTTATGAATCTGCAATTTCCATATATAATAAAAATAAAGATATTCTAAACAATAAAGCAATATTATATTCAACAAGATATGGTAAAGATAATAATAATAATGATTATAATACAGCTTTAAGTATTTTTAATAATGCTATTTCTTATAATAATGATTTTGATATTATTCACAACAAAGCAACTCTAAATTTATTAAATTACAAAATTACAGCAAATGCCGAATCTTTTGATGAAGCATTAAAAGAGTACAATGAATTATTAGAAATAGATCATCACAATATATATGCATTAAATAATAGAAGCATGCTTTATTTTGATAAATACAAATATACTAAAGATAAAAAATATTTTGAAAAATCAATAAAAGATTGTAATGATGCATTTAGTATTGATTCAAAAGAATCTTTAGAGTCTAATGGAAATCCATATTATATATATAAGTTTTAA
- a CDS encoding HAD family phosphatase, with the protein MDIIKPKAIIFDFDGTLVDSESVYTKSLIVTANKMNVLKDIDFESMTGMQTNDISKILKKEGHYIPDNFFYETEKHFYKLLGSNLNLFEGVIETLERFKDLDIVIASNSNIEYVQKYSDIKGISKYIKGYSCHNETLKAKPEPDLFLNAFEMLKKRNKDITKDDVVIFEDSLAGIDGAKKTGIKIVAITNSYKREVLLEHGADIVVDKISEAINYLNI; encoded by the coding sequence ATGGATATTATAAAACCTAAAGCTATAATATTTGATTTTGATGGAACATTAGTAGATAGCGAAAGTGTGTATACAAAATCATTAATAGTTACTGCTAATAAAATGAATGTACTTAAAGATATAGACTTCGAGTCTATGACTGGTATGCAGACAAATGATATAAGTAAAATTTTGAAAAAGGAAGGGCATTATATTCCTGATAACTTTTTTTATGAAACAGAAAAACATTTTTATAAATTATTAGGAAGTAATTTAAATTTATTTGAGGGTGTTATTGAAACTTTAGAAAGGTTTAAAGATTTAGATATTGTAATAGCCTCTAATAGTAATATTGAATATGTACAAAAATATTCTGATATAAAAGGTATATCTAAATATATTAAAGGATATTCTTGTCATAATGAAACATTAAAAGCTAAGCCTGAACCAGATTTATTTTTGAATGCTTTTGAAATGTTGAAAAAAAGAAACAAGGATATAACAAAAGATGATGTTGTTATATTTGAAGACAGTTTAGCAGGTATTGATGGAGCTAAAAAAACTGGAATAAAAATAGTGGCAATTACAAATAGTTATAAAAGAGAAGTATTGTTAGAACATGGTGCTGATATTGTTGTAGATAAAATAAGTGAAGCTATTAATTATTTAAATATTTAA
- the secF gene encoding protein translocase subunit SecF, which translates to MSENIKKNNDVKKTENNDITKNKIPFVKFMPIAAVISGILFIASIGLFINKLTTNSFNMGIDFAGGVELQVKIDNPEVINIAEIRNLYRNFGAETVNIQELEGEDNINAFLLRFRGSNEESDRAMQVLYDEYTQEKVTLIGSNIISGVVSSDNLKLAFILVIVSWIIIMIYITIRFNYRYAFPAIITLIHNVVIVFGILLFLNKEFSVLVLSSMLTLIGYTINDIIVVFDRIRENADVKRPFKEIVNISLNNVVGRTVITSISTLLAALAIMIWGGFILYDFAFTFFCGVVIGTYASNFIASGLLILFMKGKKA; encoded by the coding sequence ATGAGCGAAAATATTAAAAAAAATAATGATGTTAAAAAAACTGAAAATAATGATATAACAAAAAATAAAATTCCTTTTGTTAAATTTATGCCTATTGCTGCTGTTATATCAGGTATATTATTTATAGCTTCTATTGGGCTTTTTATAAACAAATTAACTACTAATAGCTTTAATATGGGTATAGATTTTGCAGGCGGTGTTGAATTACAAGTAAAGATTGACAATCCAGAAGTAATTAATATTGCTGAAATAAGAAATCTATATAGAAACTTTGGAGCAGAAACTGTTAATATACAAGAGCTTGAAGGAGAAGATAATATTAATGCTTTTCTTTTAAGATTTAGAGGCTCTAATGAAGAATCAGACAGAGCTATGCAAGTACTTTATGATGAATATACTCAAGAAAAAGTAACACTCATAGGAAGTAATATTATAAGCGGAGTTGTATCTTCTGATAATTTAAAACTAGCTTTTATACTTGTAATAGTGTCTTGGATTATCATTATGATATACATTACTATAAGATTTAATTATAGATATGCTTTTCCTGCTATTATCACTCTTATACATAATGTTGTTATAGTATTTGGTATACTTTTATTTTTGAATAAAGAGTTTTCTGTATTGGTTTTATCTTCAATGCTTACATTAATAGGTTATACAATAAACGACATAATAGTTGTATTTGATAGAATTAGAGAAAATGCTGATGTTAAAAGACCATTTAAAGAGATTGTTAATATAAGTCTTAATAATGTTGTCGGCAGAACTGTAATTACAAGTATTTCTACATTGCTTGCTGCTCTTGCTATAATGATATGGGGCGGATTTATACTTTATGATTTTGCATTTACATTCTTCTGCGGTGTAGTGATAGGTACTTATGCTAGTAACTTTATTGCAAGCGGTCTTTTAATATTATTTATGAAAGGAAAAAAAGCATAA